The following proteins are co-located in the Microvirga ossetica genome:
- the dprA gene encoding DNA-processing protein DprA translates to MILTDEQRLDWLRLIRSENVGPRTSRALVNQYGGAGLALEALPELARRGGRLLLKVCSRAEAEKEMAAAARLGVRFVAMGEPDYPKTLQAIDTAPPLIALRGAAALLAKPSVAIVGSRNASAAGLTFAERLARQLGEAGYGVVSGLARGIDTRAHKASLETGTVAVLAGGHDRIYPSQNEPLLNAILEQGGAVISEMPMGWEPRGRDFPRRNRIVSGLSYGVVVVEAARRSGSLITARFALEQGREVFAVPGSPLDPRAEGTNDLIRDGATLCAGVEHVTSVLEPLIAAGPRLDRGAEEPHHAVGSEELWDELDLPDIVRAPVRPVMPDDGGDEPAGDADLTIFLGPSPVAIDDLVRQSGLPIRSVQMALLELEIAGRLERHGGNAVSLIVAR, encoded by the coding sequence ATGATCCTGACGGATGAGCAGCGTCTCGACTGGCTTCGCCTCATCCGCTCGGAAAATGTGGGACCCAGAACCTCCCGTGCCCTGGTCAACCAATATGGCGGCGCGGGCCTGGCTCTCGAGGCCCTGCCGGAGCTCGCCCGCCGCGGCGGGCGCCTGCTGCTGAAGGTCTGCAGCCGGGCCGAGGCCGAGAAGGAGATGGCCGCCGCCGCTCGCCTCGGCGTGCGCTTCGTCGCCATGGGCGAGCCCGATTACCCGAAGACCCTGCAGGCCATCGACACCGCGCCGCCTCTCATCGCACTCCGCGGCGCTGCCGCGTTGCTGGCAAAACCCTCCGTTGCCATCGTCGGATCGCGCAATGCCTCCGCCGCCGGCCTGACCTTTGCCGAGCGCCTGGCGCGGCAGCTGGGCGAGGCCGGCTATGGGGTGGTGTCCGGCCTGGCGCGCGGCATCGACACCAGGGCGCACAAGGCGAGCCTCGAGACCGGCACCGTCGCGGTCCTCGCGGGTGGGCACGACCGGATCTATCCCTCTCAGAACGAGCCGCTGCTGAACGCCATCCTGGAGCAGGGCGGGGCGGTGATCTCCGAGATGCCCATGGGCTGGGAGCCCCGCGGACGCGATTTTCCGCGCCGTAACAGAATCGTTTCAGGCCTGTCCTACGGGGTGGTCGTGGTCGAAGCGGCGCGGCGCTCGGGCTCGCTCATCACCGCACGTTTCGCCCTGGAGCAGGGCCGCGAGGTCTTTGCCGTGCCCGGTTCGCCGCTCGATCCGCGCGCCGAGGGCACCAACGATCTCATCCGCGACGGGGCGACCCTCTGCGCGGGCGTGGAGCATGTGACCAGCGTGCTCGAACCCCTGATCGCCGCCGGCCCGCGTCTCGACCGGGGTGCCGAGGAGCCGCATCATGCCGTCGGGTCGGAGGAACTCTGGGACGAGCTCGACCTCCCCGACATCGTCCGCGCGCCGGTGCGTCCCGTCATGCCGGACGACGGAGGCGACGAGCCTGCGGGCGACGCCGATCTCACGATCTTCCTTGGACCCTCGCCCGTCGCCATCGACGATCTCGTGCGGCAATCGGGGCTTCCGATCCGCAGCGTGCAGATGGCCTTGCTGGAGCTTGAGATCGCCGGGCGCCTCGAGCGCCATGGCGGCAACGCGGTGTCGCTGATCGTAGCGCGCTGA
- the arfB gene encoding alternative ribosome rescue aminoacyl-tRNA hydrolase ArfB, whose protein sequence is MIQVTNSIAIDEAELQESFIRASGPGGQNVNKVETAVQLRFDVRNSPSLPDYVKEKLERLAGRRLTNDGVLVITAQRFRMQERNREDALARLVELIRQATERPKPRRPTRPTLASKKRRLEAKGRRSEIKKGRGGKPSYD, encoded by the coding sequence ATGATCCAGGTCACCAATTCCATCGCGATCGACGAAGCCGAGCTTCAGGAGAGCTTCATCCGCGCCTCGGGTCCCGGCGGTCAGAACGTCAACAAGGTGGAAACCGCCGTCCAGCTGCGCTTTGACGTGCGCAATTCACCCTCCTTGCCCGATTACGTGAAGGAGAAGCTCGAACGGCTCGCCGGCAGGCGCCTGACCAATGACGGCGTGCTTGTCATCACCGCCCAGCGATTCCGCATGCAGGAGCGAAACCGAGAGGATGCTCTGGCGCGCCTCGTCGAGCTGATCCGTCAGGCGACGGAGCGTCCGAAGCCGCGCCGGCCGACGCGGCCGACGCTCGCCTCGAAGAAGCGCCGGCTGGAGGCGAAGGGCCGCCGCTCCGAGATCAAGAAGGGCCGCGGCGGCAAGCCGAGCTACGACTGA
- a CDS encoding dihydroorotase — protein MPADRPILLKNARLIDPAGDREERGGVLVRDGVIQAVGPQVVQAADAQVIDCGGQVLSPGLIDMRAFIGEPGGPYRETLKSAGEAAAAGGVTTVVSMPDTSPVLDDPAVIDFIVRRARDTSIVNICPAAALTKGLEGQEMAEIGRLREAGAIAFTDGARSVTNAQVLRRALTYARDFDALIVHHVEDPDLVGQGVMNEGEFASRLGLPGIPREAETVMLERDIRLVRLTGGRYHAAMISTADSAEIVRAAKEKGLPVTCGVSINHLSLNENDIGDYRTFLKLSPPLRHEDDRQAMIDALADGTIDVIVSDHNPQDVENKRLPFAEAADGAVGLETLLSAALRLVHEERVSLPRLLRALSTRPAEILGLPSGRLTVGAPADLIVFDPDTPYVLDKRDLRSLSKNSPFDEARLQGQVTMTMVAGRVVFQRDTM, from the coding sequence ATGCCTGCTGATAGACCGATCCTGCTGAAAAACGCCCGCCTCATCGACCCCGCTGGCGACCGCGAGGAGCGGGGCGGGGTGCTGGTGCGCGACGGCGTGATCCAGGCGGTCGGGCCGCAGGTCGTGCAGGCCGCCGATGCGCAGGTGATCGATTGCGGCGGCCAAGTGCTCAGCCCCGGCCTCATCGACATGCGCGCCTTCATCGGCGAGCCGGGCGGGCCCTATCGCGAGACACTCAAGAGCGCCGGCGAGGCGGCTGCGGCGGGCGGGGTCACGACCGTAGTCTCCATGCCCGACACGAGCCCGGTTCTCGACGATCCGGCCGTCATCGACTTCATCGTGCGCCGCGCCCGCGACACCTCCATCGTCAACATCTGCCCAGCCGCCGCCCTGACCAAGGGACTGGAAGGGCAGGAGATGGCGGAGATCGGCCGCCTCAGGGAGGCCGGCGCCATCGCGTTCACCGATGGCGCGCGCTCGGTGACGAATGCGCAGGTCTTGCGCCGCGCTCTGACTTACGCCCGCGACTTCGACGCGCTGATCGTCCACCATGTGGAGGATCCCGACCTCGTCGGACAGGGCGTGATGAACGAGGGCGAGTTCGCCTCGCGGCTCGGGCTGCCCGGCATTCCGCGCGAGGCCGAGACGGTGATGCTGGAGCGCGACATCCGCCTCGTGCGCCTCACCGGCGGACGCTACCACGCCGCCATGATCTCGACCGCCGATTCGGCGGAGATCGTGCGCGCCGCGAAGGAAAAAGGGCTGCCGGTCACCTGCGGCGTTTCCATCAATCACCTGTCGCTCAACGAGAACGACATCGGAGATTACCGCACCTTCCTGAAGCTTTCGCCGCCGCTGCGCCACGAGGACGACCGGCAGGCGATGATCGACGCGCTGGCCGACGGCACCATCGACGTGATCGTCTCCGACCACAATCCACAGGATGTTGAGAACAAGCGGCTCCCCTTCGCCGAGGCGGCGGACGGCGCGGTCGGGCTCGAGACCCTGCTCTCGGCGGCCCTGCGCCTCGTTCATGAGGAACGCGTCTCCCTGCCCCGGCTCCTTCGTGCCCTGTCGACGAGGCCTGCCGAGATTCTCGGGCTTCCGTCCGGACGGCTGACGGTCGGCGCGCCCGCCGACCTCATCGTCTTCGATCCCGACACGCCCTACGTCCTCGACAAGCGCGATCTCAGATCGCTGTCCAAGAACTCGCCCTTCGACGAGGCCCGCCTGCAAGGGCAGGTGACGATGACGATGGTGGCGGGCAGGGTGGTCTTTCAGCGCGATACGATGTAA
- a CDS encoding RlmE family RNA methyltransferase: protein MSAKTGSGVRNLKQRVKTANKRSLSSQKWLERQLNDPYVARAKREGYRSRAAFKLLEIDEKYHILKAGQRVVDLGAAPGGWSQIAAKVVGPKGKVVGIDLLPIDPMAGVEFIQLDFLDDSAPGQLIEMLGGPADVVMSDMAANTTGHKKTDHLRIIGLAEAAIYFAREILAPGGAFVAKVFQGGTENQLLADLKRDFAVVRHVKPAASRTDSAELYVLATGFRGRTGETPEA from the coding sequence GTGAGTGCCAAAACCGGTTCGGGCGTCCGCAATCTCAAGCAGCGCGTGAAAACCGCCAACAAGCGGTCCCTCTCTTCGCAGAAATGGCTCGAGCGCCAGCTCAACGATCCTTACGTCGCCCGCGCGAAGCGCGAAGGCTACCGCTCGCGCGCGGCCTTCAAGCTCCTCGAGATCGACGAGAAGTACCACATCCTGAAAGCCGGCCAGCGCGTGGTCGATCTCGGCGCCGCGCCTGGGGGCTGGTCGCAGATCGCCGCCAAGGTGGTCGGCCCGAAGGGCAAGGTCGTCGGCATCGACCTTCTGCCCATCGATCCGATGGCGGGCGTCGAGTTCATTCAGCTCGACTTCCTCGACGACAGCGCTCCCGGCCAGCTGATCGAGATGCTGGGCGGTCCTGCCGACGTGGTCATGTCCGACATGGCCGCCAACACCACCGGCCACAAGAAGACCGATCACCTGCGGATCATCGGGCTCGCCGAGGCGGCGATCTATTTCGCCCGCGAGATCCTCGCGCCGGGCGGCGCGTTCGTCGCCAAGGTGTTCCAGGGTGGGACCGAGAACCAGCTTCTGGCCGACCTCAAGCGCGACTTCGCGGTCGTGCGCCACGTCAAGCCTGCCGCGAGCCGGACCGATTCCGCGGAACTCTATGTGCTGGCGACCGGTTTCCGGGGACGGACAGGCGAGACGCCCGAAGCCTGA
- a CDS encoding endonuclease domain-containing protein — protein sequence MDRTRKNQITPKLRSFAKEQRSIPTRAEDLFWQQVRAGRFHGYKFKRQVPVAPYIVDFLCAEARVIVELDGAPHDRADQRAHDERRDAFLRGQGFRVLRFSNDLMLGNGNLVLDTVRQAIEAELGPSPDLLRRPPSPAEGRGKGDHL from the coding sequence GTGGACAGGACACGAAAGAACCAAATCACCCCAAAACTCCGCTCCTTCGCCAAGGAGCAGCGCTCGATCCCAACACGGGCCGAGGATCTGTTCTGGCAGCAGGTCCGGGCCGGTCGCTTCCACGGCTACAAGTTCAAGCGGCAGGTGCCGGTTGCGCCTTACATCGTCGATTTCCTCTGTGCCGAGGCCAGGGTGATCGTCGAGCTGGATGGCGCTCCCCACGACCGAGCCGACCAGCGAGCGCATGACGAACGGCGCGATGCCTTTCTGCGCGGCCAAGGCTTTCGGGTGCTGCGCTTTTCCAACGATCTCATGCTCGGCAACGGCAATCTCGTTCTTGACACCGTGCGCCAAGCGATTGAAGCCGAACTCGGCCCCTCTCCCGACCTGCTTCGCAGGCCACCCTCTCCCGCAGAGGGGAGAGGGAAAGGAGACCACCTGTGA
- the efp gene encoding elongation factor P, with the protein MTRPYLSQGKRPVKVIASTLRKGNVVDMDGKLYVVLTAQNIHPGKGTPVTQLDMRRISDGVKVSERYRTTEQVERAFVEDREHTFLYEDGEGFHFMNPETYDQVVVPQDIIGDQKPYLQEGMAVMLSTHNGIAIAIELPARVTLEITETEPVVKGQTASSSYKPAMLSNGVRTLVPPHIQAGTRVVIMTEDGSYVERAKD; encoded by the coding sequence ATGACGCGCCCCTATCTGTCACAAGGAAAGCGTCCCGTGAAGGTCATCGCCTCAACGCTCCGCAAAGGCAACGTCGTCGACATGGACGGCAAGCTCTATGTGGTTCTCACCGCCCAGAACATCCACCCCGGTAAGGGCACGCCCGTCACCCAGCTCGACATGCGCCGCATCTCCGACGGCGTGAAGGTCTCCGAGCGCTACCGCACCACCGAGCAGGTGGAGCGCGCCTTCGTGGAGGATCGCGAGCACACCTTCCTCTACGAGGACGGCGAGGGCTTCCACTTCATGAACCCGGAGACCTACGACCAGGTGGTCGTGCCGCAGGACATCATCGGCGACCAGAAGCCCTATCTCCAGGAAGGCATGGCCGTGATGCTCTCGACGCACAACGGCATCGCCATCGCCATCGAGCTGCCGGCCCGCGTGACCCTCGAGATCACCGAGACCGAGCCGGTCGTGAAGGGCCAGACAGCCTCCTCGTCCTACAAGCCCGCCATGTTGTCGAACGGCGTGCGCACCCTGGTGCCGCCCCACATCCAGGCCGGCACCCGCGTCGTAATCATGACCGAAGACGGCTCCTACGTGGAGCGCGCGAAGGACTGA
- a CDS encoding lysine-2,3-aminomutase-like protein has translation MNAIRPIRTPAELVEAGLVAPEYLTGIEAVAERYAIAISPAMAALIDRADANDPIARQFVPDAAELNVTPEERADPIGDLAHLPVEGIVHRYPDRVLLKAVHVCPVYCRFCFRREMVGPQGLGTLSPDAMNKAFAYIADRPEIWEVILTGGDPLVLSPRRLTEIMQRLAAIDHVKIVRFHTRVPVVEPERIDADLIAALKTSGKTAYVALHANHPRELTPDARAACARLVDSGIVMISQSVLLKGVNDDPDTLAALMRAFVETRIKPYYLHHPDLAPGTSHFRLSIEEGRALVANLRGRISGLCQPAYILDIPGGHGKAVIGPDSIRETGGCYTVSDFRGGQHPYPPLE, from the coding sequence TTGAACGCGATCCGCCCCATCCGCACGCCCGCTGAGCTCGTCGAGGCCGGCCTCGTCGCGCCGGAATATCTCACCGGGATCGAGGCCGTCGCCGAGCGCTATGCCATCGCCATCAGCCCTGCCATGGCCGCGCTGATCGACCGAGCCGATGCGAACGATCCCATCGCCCGCCAGTTCGTGCCGGATGCAGCGGAATTGAACGTCACGCCGGAGGAGCGCGCCGATCCCATCGGCGACCTCGCGCATTTGCCGGTCGAGGGCATCGTCCACCGCTATCCCGACCGCGTGCTGCTGAAAGCCGTTCACGTCTGCCCGGTCTATTGCCGCTTCTGCTTCCGCCGCGAGATGGTGGGACCGCAGGGACTCGGCACCCTCTCTCCCGACGCCATGAACAAGGCCTTCGCCTATATCGCAGACCGTCCTGAGATCTGGGAGGTCATCCTCACCGGCGGCGATCCGCTGGTGCTGTCCCCGCGTCGTCTCACCGAGATCATGCAGCGGCTTGCCGCCATCGATCACGTGAAGATCGTCCGCTTCCACACCCGCGTTCCCGTCGTCGAGCCGGAGCGGATCGACGCGGACCTGATCGCGGCGCTCAAGACGAGCGGCAAGACGGCCTATGTGGCGCTTCACGCCAACCATCCGCGCGAGCTGACGCCGGATGCGCGCGCTGCCTGCGCCCGGCTCGTGGATTCCGGCATCGTCATGATCAGCCAGTCGGTTCTTCTCAAGGGCGTCAACGACGATCCGGACACGCTGGCCGCCCTCATGCGCGCCTTCGTCGAGACGCGCATCAAGCCGTATTATCTCCACCACCCCGATCTCGCCCCCGGCACGAGTCATTTCCGCCTGTCCATCGAGGAAGGCCGCGCCCTGGTGGCAAACCTGCGCGGGCGGATATCGGGACTCTGCCAGCCGGCCTATATCCTCGACATTCCCGGTGGGCACGGAAAGGCCGTGATCGGTCCGGACTCGATCCGGGAGACCGGCGGGTGCTACACCGTCTCGGATTTCAGGGGTGGCCAGCACCCCTATCCTCCCTTGGAGTGA
- a CDS encoding Ppx/GppA phosphatase family protein, which yields MADRPAPPRQETRRRPSRSYAALDLGTNNCRLLIAEPAHFGFRVVDAFSRIVRLGEGLGLGNRLSDDAIGRTIDALRVCREKMAVKDVWRARLVATEACRLAENGPAFIDRVRDELDLELEIVDRKTEAYLAVTGCASLVDPKAHSVIVFDIGGGSTEIAWLDGQAPHAFADPCKRIRAWDSLPVGVVTLAERHGGIEVTPETFEGMVEEVTELLLDFALVAAQAGRAHNFHLLGTSGTVTTVGGIHLGLARYDRRRVDGMWMRNGEISTVMQRLLHSDFRQRAENPCIGKDRADLVLAGCAILEAIRRAFPSDRLRIADRGLREGILMNMMREDSVWRGGGQR from the coding sequence ATTGCCGATCGCCCGGCCCCGCCGCGACAGGAGACCAGGCGTCGCCCGTCGCGAAGCTACGCCGCGCTCGACCTCGGCACGAACAATTGCCGCCTTCTCATTGCCGAGCCTGCGCATTTCGGCTTCCGCGTCGTCGATGCGTTTTCGCGCATCGTGCGGCTGGGCGAGGGGCTGGGCCTCGGCAACCGTCTCAGCGACGATGCCATCGGACGCACCATCGATGCGCTGCGCGTCTGCCGCGAGAAGATGGCAGTGAAGGATGTGTGGCGCGCGCGTCTCGTCGCCACCGAGGCCTGCCGGCTCGCCGAGAACGGCCCCGCCTTCATCGACCGAGTGCGCGACGAGCTCGACCTCGAGTTGGAGATTGTTGACCGCAAGACCGAGGCTTATCTCGCCGTCACGGGCTGCGCTTCCCTCGTCGATCCCAAGGCGCATTCGGTCATCGTGTTCGATATCGGCGGCGGCTCGACGGAGATCGCCTGGCTCGACGGCCAGGCGCCGCATGCCTTCGCCGACCCTTGCAAGCGCATCCGCGCCTGGGATTCGCTGCCCGTCGGCGTGGTGACGCTGGCCGAGCGCCACGGCGGCATCGAAGTGACGCCGGAAACATTCGAGGGCATGGTCGAGGAGGTCACCGAACTCCTGCTCGATTTCGCCCTCGTGGCGGCCCAGGCCGGGCGGGCGCACAATTTCCACCTGCTCGGCACTTCGGGGACCGTCACCACCGTCGGCGGCATTCACTTGGGCCTCGCGCGCTACGACCGGCGCCGGGTCGACGGGATGTGGATGCGCAACGGCGAGATCTCGACGGTGATGCAGCGCCTGCTGCATTCCGATTTCAGGCAGCGCGCCGAGAATCCCTGCATCGGCAAGGACCGTGCCGATCTGGTTCTTGCAGGCTGTGCCATTTTGGAAGCGATCCGGCGGGCCTTCCCCTCGGACCGCCTGCGCATCGCGGATCGCGGACTGCGCGAAGGAATCTTGATGAACATGATGCGCGAGGATTCGGTGTGGCGGGGAGGCGGCCAAAGGTGA
- the epmA gene encoding EF-P lysine aminoacylase EpmA, with product MPALSPWWTPHVHADRRPFLIGRNRIQAALRSFFASQDFVEVDTATLQTSPGNEAHLHAFATEAIGPDGARVPLYLHTSPEFACKKLLAAGETRIACFAHVYRNRERGPLHHPEFTMLEWYRASEGYEALMKDCGEILALAAETAGTRTLAFRGRETDPFKEPERLTVAEAFERFAGIDLLATIDRDGATDREHLAASLKPSCLRVAEDDTWADLFSRVIVERVEPELGLGRATILDEYPVAEAALARPTARDPRVAERFELYACGVELANAFGELTDAAEQRRRFEAEMAEKMRVYGESYPLDEDFLVALAQMPEASGIALGFDRLAMLATGASRIDQVIWAPVPETGR from the coding sequence CTGCCCGCTCTCTCCCCCTGGTGGACGCCGCATGTCCATGCCGACCGGCGCCCCTTCCTGATCGGGCGCAACCGGATCCAGGCGGCCCTGCGGAGCTTCTTCGCTAGCCAAGATTTCGTCGAGGTCGATACGGCCACGCTCCAGACCTCGCCGGGCAACGAGGCGCATCTCCACGCCTTCGCAACCGAGGCCATTGGCCCCGATGGCGCGCGGGTGCCGCTCTACCTCCACACCTCGCCCGAATTCGCCTGCAAGAAGCTCCTGGCGGCGGGCGAAACCCGCATCGCCTGCTTCGCCCATGTCTACCGCAACCGGGAGCGCGGCCCGCTGCACCACCCGGAATTCACAATGCTCGAATGGTACCGGGCGAGTGAGGGCTACGAGGCGCTGATGAAGGATTGCGGCGAGATCCTCGCTCTCGCGGCGGAGACCGCCGGCACCCGCACCCTCGCCTTCCGAGGCCGTGAGACCGATCCCTTCAAGGAGCCGGAGCGCCTCACCGTGGCCGAAGCCTTCGAGCGCTTCGCCGGCATCGATCTTCTGGCCACTATCGACCGCGACGGCGCAACGGATCGGGAGCATCTGGCCGCCAGCCTGAAGCCTTCATGCCTGCGGGTGGCCGAGGACGATACCTGGGCCGACCTGTTCAGCCGCGTCATCGTGGAGCGGGTCGAGCCCGAACTCGGCCTCGGGCGCGCCACGATCCTGGACGAATACCCGGTCGCCGAGGCGGCGCTCGCCCGACCGACCGCCCGCGACCCTCGCGTGGCGGAGCGTTTCGAGCTCTATGCCTGCGGCGTCGAGCTTGCCAACGCCTTCGGCGAGCTGACCGACGCGGCCGAGCAGCGCCGCCGCTTCGAGGCGGAGATGGCGGAAAAGATGCGGGTCTATGGAGAGAGCTACCCCTTGGACGAGGACTTTTTGGTGGCGCTTGCGCAGATGCCGGAGGCCAGCGGCATCGCGCTCGGCTTCGACCGGCTTGCGATGCTCGCCACCGGCGCCTCCCGCATCGATCAGGTGATCTGGGCCCCGGTTCCGGAGACGGGCCGTTGA
- a CDS encoding AEC family transporter has translation MSAILASLIPTFLIIATGWLCRATNFVSEPQWAGLERVTYVIFFPALIIDTLSRADLSSVPVLGVGGALVGSILTMAVLVLAIRPVLERRFGIDGPSFTSIFQGATRWNTFVGLAVAGSLFGQRGIALIAVAIAAMVPLLNLLAFYVFIRFAGRPRQSPWDILRSFIANPFIWSCAIGLALNLLAPPLPKPVAGYIDVIGRAALASGLLIVGAGLDIRRLASPGLPHALTAALKLVLMPVMAVTLARFIGVTGDDLVVTVVAASVPSASAAYVLARQMGGNAGLMAEILTLQTLIALISMPLLISLLV, from the coding sequence ATGTCCGCCATCCTCGCCAGCCTGATCCCGACCTTCCTGATCATCGCCACCGGCTGGCTCTGCCGCGCCACGAATTTCGTGAGCGAGCCGCAATGGGCGGGGCTGGAGCGCGTGACCTACGTGATCTTCTTTCCCGCGCTGATCATCGACACCCTGTCGCGCGCCGACCTCTCCTCCGTGCCGGTGCTCGGCGTCGGCGGGGCGCTGGTCGGGTCGATCCTGACCATGGCCGTTCTGGTGCTGGCGATCAGGCCCGTGCTGGAGCGCCGGTTCGGCATCGACGGCCCGAGCTTCACCTCGATCTTCCAGGGCGCGACGCGCTGGAACACCTTCGTCGGCCTTGCGGTGGCGGGCAGCCTGTTCGGGCAGCGCGGCATCGCTCTGATCGCGGTCGCCATCGCGGCCATGGTGCCGCTTCTCAACCTTCTCGCCTTCTACGTGTTCATCCGCTTCGCCGGCCGCCCGCGGCAGAGCCCGTGGGACATCCTGCGCTCCTTCATCGCCAATCCCTTCATCTGGTCCTGCGCGATCGGGCTTGCCCTCAACCTGCTGGCGCCGCCGCTGCCGAAGCCGGTGGCGGGATATATCGACGTCATCGGGCGCGCGGCGCTGGCGTCGGGCCTGCTGATTGTGGGCGCCGGGCTCGACATCCGCAGGCTCGCCAGCCCCGGCCTGCCGCATGCCCTGACAGCCGCCCTGAAGCTGGTCCTCATGCCGGTCATGGCCGTCACCCTGGCCCGTTTCATCGGCGTGACCGGCGACGATCTCGTGGTCACGGTCGTCGCCGCATCGGTGCCCTCGGCCAGCGCGGCCTATGTGCTCGCCCGGCAGATGGGAGGCAATGCCGGCCTCATGGCGGAGATCCTGACCCTGCAGACGCTGATCGCCCTGATCTCGATGCCACTGTTGATCTCCCTCCTGGTTTGA
- the plsY gene encoding glycerol-3-phosphate 1-O-acyltransferase PlsY translates to MSDEANLLYMLAALVFGYLLGSIPFGLIFTRMAGLGDVRKIGSGNIGATNVLRTGRKGIAAATLLGDMLKGTAAVAIAALWGPQFAIVAGLGAFFGHLFPVWLGFKGGKGVATFIGVLLGLKPLAALIFALIWLGIAFTSRYSSLSALIASAATPIILWLLGEPGMAGLAIILAALLWWKHSQNISRLLAGTEGKIGQKG, encoded by the coding sequence ATGTCTGACGAAGCCAATCTCCTGTACATGCTGGCCGCGCTCGTTTTCGGCTATCTCCTGGGCTCGATTCCCTTCGGCCTCATCTTCACCCGCATGGCGGGCTTAGGAGATGTGCGCAAGATCGGCTCCGGCAATATCGGCGCCACGAACGTGCTGCGCACCGGGCGGAAGGGCATTGCCGCCGCGACTTTGCTCGGCGACATGCTGAAGGGCACCGCAGCGGTCGCGATCGCCGCCCTGTGGGGCCCGCAATTCGCCATCGTCGCGGGGCTCGGCGCCTTCTTCGGCCATCTCTTCCCGGTCTGGCTCGGGTTCAAGGGCGGCAAGGGCGTGGCCACCTTCATCGGCGTGCTGCTCGGCCTGAAGCCGCTGGCGGCCCTGATCTTCGCGCTGATCTGGCTCGGAATCGCCTTTACCAGCCGCTATTCGTCGCTTTCGGCGCTGATCGCCAGCGCGGCGACGCCTATCATCCTCTGGCTTCTCGGCGAGCCCGGCATGGCGGGCCTCGCCATCATCCTCGCGGCGCTGCTCTGGTGGAAACACAGCCAGAACATCAGCCGCCTTCTGGCCGGGACCGAGGGCAAGATCGGGCAGAAGGGATAG
- a CDS encoding aminotransferase, producing MTSGPEKSINPLVADVGSPPIPEAQAWTKRYEGAFGPLINLSQAVPGNAPHAELLERMAAIAGDAAGSQYGPINGDAPLRQAYAAELSRIYEARIGPEDTAVTAGCNMAFFVAMMLLAHRGDAVLLPTPWYFNHQMSLDMLGIEPRPLPCRADAGFVPRVEDAEAVIDDKVRAVVLVTPNNPTGAVYPAHVIESFAQLCRKRGIYLVIDETYRDFLPQGMNRPHGLFVGEEWRDTVIQLYSFSKSYAIPGHRTGAIAADAGLIEQAAKILDCIQICAPRTAQGALPWAIDGLRDWREANRAEINGRAQVFQDALAPLPEWKIESVGAYFAYLRHPFPGRQAQQVAEKLATERGVLCLPGSYFGPGQEGHLRVAIANVGADVLSGLTERFRGLTL from the coding sequence ATGACGAGCGGTCCTGAAAAATCCATCAATCCCCTCGTCGCGGATGTCGGCAGCCCTCCGATCCCGGAGGCGCAGGCCTGGACGAAGCGCTATGAAGGCGCCTTCGGGCCGCTGATCAACCTGTCCCAGGCCGTTCCGGGCAATGCGCCCCATGCCGAGCTGCTCGAGCGAATGGCCGCCATCGCCGGCGATGCCGCGGGCTCGCAATACGGGCCGATCAATGGCGATGCGCCTCTCCGGCAGGCTTATGCGGCCGAGCTTTCCCGAATCTACGAGGCCAGGATCGGACCGGAGGACACGGCGGTCACGGCGGGCTGCAACATGGCCTTCTTCGTGGCGATGATGCTGCTGGCCCATCGCGGCGACGCGGTGCTGCTGCCGACGCCGTGGTACTTCAACCACCAGATGAGCCTCGACATGCTCGGCATCGAGCCGCGCCCGCTGCCCTGCCGGGCGGATGCCGGATTCGTGCCACGCGTCGAGGATGCGGAGGCGGTGATCGACGACAAGGTGCGCGCCGTCGTCCTGGTGACGCCCAACAACCCGACCGGGGCCGTCTACCCGGCGCACGTGATCGAGAGCTTCGCGCAGCTCTGCCGAAAGCGCGGTATTTATCTCGTGATCGACGAGACTTACCGGGACTTCCTGCCACAGGGCATGAACCGCCCGCACGGGCTGTTCGTTGGCGAGGAATGGCGCGACACGGTGATCCAGCTCTATTCCTTCTCGAAATCCTACGCGATCCCGGGCCACCGCACCGGCGCGATCGCGGCCGATGCCGGGCTCATCGAGCAGGCGGCGAAGATTCTCGACTGCATCCAGATCTGCGCTCCGCGCACGGCGCAGGGCGCGCTGCCCTGGGCCATCGATGGCTTACGCGACTGGCGCGAGGCCAACCGGGCCGAGATCAACGGGCGTGCACAGGTATTTCAGGACGCTCTCGCGCCACTGCCAGAATGGAAGATCGAGTCGGTCGGCGCCTATTTCGCCTATCTGCGCCATCCCTTCCCGGGCAGACAAGCGCAGCAGGTGGCAGAGAAGCTGGCGACGGAACGCGGCGTGCTGTGCCTGCCCGGAAGCTATTTCGGCCCCGGCCAGGAGGGGCATTTGCGGGTCGCCATCGCCAATGTCGGCGCGGACGTCCTGAGCGGCCTCACGGAGCGCTTCCGCGGCCTGACGCTTTGA